The DNA sequence AGGAAGGAAATGTCCAACAACTCGTCTATTCCCAAACTTggcataatgctttgcacacagtcattgCTCAGTCAATATCACTGACAATAGCATTTGTTTCAGACTATCAATATTttccagtataaataaatacttatTCAGCAAAATGTACCCTCCACAGCTTTATATGAGGATGTAAGGACCTGAAATGATCCTTGGTACATGAAAGCAGGAATGCAGTCTGTAAATTTAACCACAAAACAGTTGTAGGCAATCCCATAAAAGGATACATAAAAAAGGAGGAGGTCGTTGTGAAATTTTGCCTCATATGGATGccaggattgtaagctccttatggtcaaaGAACTATGCTAATTCTGtagtagtatattctcccaagtgcttagtacagtgctcaaagcatagtaagtgctcaataaataccattgactggttgattgattcacgTTACCTTCAGCACTGAGGGGACAGAGGCTGGATCCGCTCTGCttaattggtatctaccccaatgttttgtTCGTAGGAAGTGCTCACAACCactaaattatcattattattattattaaatcgatcagcggtatttctCATGGTAGGAGTTGATGAAAtggtttaaagtcaatggtaattgcttgctgtgtgataattgcttgctgtgtgaccttgtgcaagtcacttaacttctttgtgccccagttccctcaaccggaaaatggagattaaataccccctgcttagactgtgagccccatgcaggatagcaactttgtctgacctaattaacttgtacctatccaagtgcttaaatcagtgtttgacacatagttaaaaaaaagtaaaaaagaaaaaaaaacacaaaaaaatctctcctgctgcaacTAAAAAtagggcagaggaaggaaaaaCCTTTGCCAAAGCCTGGCATAGAATATGTGACTTTAGGTTATCCCGGATCATTTTAAAATTTGTGTGCTCTGAAACATACCAAAaggtactctgccacttgtctgctgtgggaccttgggcaagtcacttcccttctctgggcctcagttacctcatctgtataatggggatttagactgtgagacttgtttctacccctgcacttagaacagtgcttgtcttgaagggcttaacagataccataattgttattattaatttgtgggacgtggactgtatccaacctgcttagcatgtattttccccagtgcttagtaaagctggcacgtaataagcgcttaacaaataccattttttttttaaaaaagtaattcTTAGTGGAGCTCTCTTTTGAACATTTCAAATTACCTCTCCTTTACATTCTACTGCTTTCAGTCATGCGTAAACTGGTACAAAACTGCTTGCTAGGAGGACCTGGATGGGTAAAATAAAGATATCACCGAAAGAGACAAGTATTAAtattttccttcaaaatgaaGTAATCTTTACGGTAAGGCTCATATTATTCAATGACTGGTACACATATTTCAAAGGAGTCACATCAAGAGAAATTACATCAATATCCGCTCTGTTTGGGAAAAGACGCCTGCTTAAACCAATTCcaggtgcattttttttttacacttttgCAAATAGCCTGGAGACTACCCACAATTCAATTTTCTTTGAAGCAACCAACTTGGCCTAAGTGAGATTGGCACTCTAATTTAGGCACAACTTCTCAAGTTGTTGTAAAATTATATTTTCTATGGTCAGGTTGAATTCCAAGTATGAATAGATTGCAGACACAGCGTCAGTGACGTTCAGTACTGACATTAttagcttggcagagtacaatacgatggagaagcagcgtggcctagtggagagaccatggacctgggagtcagaaactggtttctaataccattctgccacttgtttgctgtgtgatcttgggcaagtcacttaacttccctgtgcctccgtttcctcaactataaaagggggatacctgttctccctcctattcagactgtgagccccatacgggacagggactgtgtcctacctaattaacttgcatctaccccagggtttagaatagcgtttgacacatagtgagcacttaacacataccaataaGAAAACACAATGTatgatcccttttttttttatagtatttgttaagcgtcaagtgccaaggactgtactaataataatgaagttggacacggtccatctcccacatggggctcacagtttaatccccctcttatagatgaggtaactgaggcacagagaatgcagtgactcgccaaggtcacacagcagacaagaggtgaagctgggatgagaacctaggtccttctgactcccagacccatcctatATCTACCGAGGCACGCTGCTTGTCATTTGGAAGCTGCTCTCTCAGCAATGGCAGTAGGGAGAAAGACAATCAGAATAGAGTGAAGGAGTAGAACCTGTGGCCTTGACTTGAATCCCGTGGCGTTAGTATGCTGCCCTGAGTAACCCAAGAGAGAAAATTCTGACAATTGAGCCTGACTGCATTGACAAGAAAATGGCAGCTGAAGCTCAGCCGGCTTGAAATGAATTACctttcaccctcctacctcaactggcTACTCTCTTACTGTGATCCAGCTcacagacttcacttctctaatgccaacctactttccCTGTAcgtcaatctcgtctgtctcgccgccaacttctcgcccacgtcctgcctggcctggaacacccttcctcttcatatcctatggacaattactctccccaccttccaagtgtcactgaaggcacatcttctcctcctttccttttctcccactctgttctgcgtctccctgagttgctcccttgaTTGATCTCCccgtccagccccacagcacttaggtacatagccgtaatttatttatattaatgtctgtcacttgctctagactgtaaactcactgtgggcagagaatgtgtctgtgagATGGTTattttgccctctccccctccagactgtaagggcactgtgtgcagggaatgtgtcccaagagcttagtacagtattctacgcacagtaagtgctcaataaatacgattgattgattgattgattgacataagaTGAATGTATGGGATCAGGAACTTGGAGAAGGAGTAGAGCTTTAATAGTTCCCGGGCCATCTTACCATTAATAagaagtgaagctgggattagaactgtgggCCTCTCGCTGCCTggctcctgctttttccactaggccatgctacttctcagagaCCTTCCTTGGGCTAGTCAGAGGGAGGCAGCCAAATTTAGCAGGCTGGAGAgttagtgggattttttttttccatcttactAATCAGCCATTTTGAGCTGTGTCGTACATAACAGGTGAGCTTCCTCATCTCTGCTGATGTCTGCAGATGATGTTTGCTCTTACCCTATTTTCCATGGAAGATGCAGCAAACACCCTCCAACCAAACTCTTCATGGGCAGAATTtaacaatgataatcataataataatgcttccccatctagactaaactcactgtgggaagggaatgtgtccattgcatcgtactctcccaagcacttagtacagtgatctgaatgcagtaagcgctcagtaaatatgaccaatcgattgactgattgttaaacgcttactctgtgccaagaacagcCCTTAATCACTAGggaaggtaaaagataatcaggtcaaacccaatctctgtccctcaagggtcTTACAGTGTGAGAAGGCTGGAGAACAGGCACAGAAAcccgatgaggaaagtgaggcacagagaggctaagtgactagtccaactggcccgcggcagagccgggtttagaacgcaCATCTGTGTTATTCCCCGGACAACGTGTGTGACGGTGGCCACGTGAAGCAGTCACCGCCACCGGGGAAAGGGCCACGGCCACAGACGAAGCGGAACcatttcagtagtgtttattgagtgcccaagCTAAATGAAGAactagagccttgaagcctggcaAAGAACCACATGGCTCTGAGGCCGCCTCACCCATGGCAACATTTCTGCCCCAGCAGACACTGTTTACGTCCCTCCTTTCAGCCACGCTGACGGTGTCTTAATCGGCAGCCACGTTTCTAGGATGGTGAGGGGGACATGTTTTCGCAAGCTTGCATATCTTGTTCCAGCTCTTATGGCCAACCTGTGTGCGACTCATAAATCTTCAACAAAATGCGGGTGAAAGAGACAAGCTTTTAAAGAGATTTCATCCGAGGTTCTTGAAATTAATTTAGCCGCAGAGTACTGGCGGGTGGCATTACGTTCCTGCAGCCAATTAATAAATGGAGCAAAACAGATGGAACCATTAAACGCCCCCAGTTCTGCGACAACGCGTTTTCTTTCGGCGGTTTGGGTACAACACGGTGAAAGTCTGAAGGAATATCGTTCTCTCAGCATGAGTCTGCTGTTAGTAGAGCAGAACCTTCCTGACTGTAATGAAGGATGTTGGGAAAAAGTAGAGTGAAAGAATAACATTGGGATGAGTGACCACAAACCCTCAACCCCTCATCAATTAACTTCCAGTAAATTAATGGTTACTACAGTGTGGTTTCCTCATATCCAAGATTCTTTCAGAAAATCACCTCTGTGCTATCACATTCTGTGAGAAgaggcggggcctagtggataagagtacaggcctgggagtcagagggacctggattctaaccctgactctgccacatgtttgctgtgtgatcttgaataagtcacttaacttctctgtgcctcagttacctcatctgcaaaatggggatttagaatatgacccccatgtgggatatggattgtgtccagtcttttgtctaccccagcgcttagtaaaatgtctggcacaaagtgcttaacaaatatcattaaaaaagaaaaaaagtctaccaactctgttagagtatactcttccaaatgcttagtacagtgctctgcacacagtaagtgttcaataaatacgactgatcgattccaTGTAATTTGTCCAGTATTATTTCCCAAGCCAATGGCAGAGGTGAGAATGGAATTCACTGGAGCCCAATTGCAACTGGCCTCATACTATCTGTAACAAGTCTGTCTCTAAAACCAAGTTGTTGAAAGTTAAAAGAACtgcactgtggcatttaagtatattattatattttcatgTTTCACTTAATTACCAAAACAAGTACTTTTCCTAGATAGAGAAGTAGTTTTGTGTGCTATTCAATAAGTGCTAAATTTTTCCTAGGCCTGGATGAATTTGCAGGTAGATGTGAGGATGCCAGAGTGATATGATAGCGCTCCGAGGGGCTTTAGGTTGAAGGACACTACAATAATATAACGTTTTACCTCATTATATTGGGAATAAATCTGGGCCTAGCTAAAGTTCACAATCTGGAAAACAGGAATAtcatttccccccccccggcTATAGACAATCGTGAGGTCCAGGAGTTAATGTGAAAATGTCATTGAGCTCTTCGGAAGAAAAATTCAATGCAATTACTTTACTACTGTTAATAACAGTAAGAATTCTTCTCATATGGAAAGTGCAATGAACTGAAAAATTCCCATCACTCTTCCAAATCAATGTATTTTTTCTGTCAGGGCCATATGGTCACTTCACAAGTATCATCCCGAGCTTACTAGGAAATGTAGTCCTTtttgaagctgcgtggcctactgAACAgaacatgggcgtgggagtcagaagaacttgtgttctaattctggctccgccactcatctgttatgggtccttaggcaagtcacttcactgctctgtgcctcagttgtctcatgtgtaaaatggagattaaaactgtgagtcccatgtgggatatggactgtgtccagcctgatttgtttgtatctaccccagtgtttaatatacaGTGCCTGATagacactaagcacttaagaaatatcattaaaccTGTCGAccagagtttatttttttttatagttcCATGCAGCAATGGATTTAGAGGAGAGTAAATTGATACTAATGCTACAGGTTGGGAAACCGTACCTAATTTTAAGTTTGGCATAATGTGACAACTCTGTCATTATGCCTTTATGATGAAATAAAATTTAACTATAATAAGCTTTTTCTTTTGTATTGTTTGTATGACATTCGTTAAGTTCTTAGtacgtgtcaagcagtgttcgacgcactggggtggttacaagttaatcgggtcagacacggtccctctccttcATCAgcttcatagtctaaataggaggaagaacgggttttggattgtcattttacagaggaggaagcagagacacagagaagttcaatgaattgtccaaagtcacacagcaggcgaggtgtagctgggattagaacccaggcccaggctctttccacgaggccccgGTGCTTCTTTAGGCTACTCTGTAAAACCTGGGTCTAATGCTCTTTGTTATATTGAAAAACACCAGCCAtatccagtttctcccctcttccagatgcacttgaatttacatctgtacttggatttgcaccctttatgaacaaaccctttcctcagcctcatagcacttgtgtagtgataataatgatggtatttgttaagggtttactatgagccaagtactgttaataataataatgttggtatttgttaagcgcttactatgtgcagagcactgttctaagcgctggggtagacacaggggaatcaggttgtcccacgtggggctcacagtcttaatccccattttacagatgaggaaactgaggcaccgagaagttaagtgacttgcccaaagtcacacagctggcaagtggcagatccggggttcactgttctaaacactaggtagatacaggataatcagtttgtcccacgtggggctcacagtcttaatccccatttgacaggtgaaataattgaggcccagagaagtgaagtgacttgcccaaggtcacacagcagacaagtggtagagctgaagattagaacccatgaccttctgactcccaggcttgggctctatcccaaactgcgccatgctgcttctccaatccataactcatttatttatattaatgtccatctaaccctctagattctaaactcacggtgggcagggagcgggtctaccacctctgttattctGTACACTCTCAAGCGCCTAGGGTCTCACTAATTATGAGTAAAGTAATTGCATTGCATTTTTCTTCTGAAGAACTCAACACTATTTTCACAGTAACTACTGATCCTCATGATTGTCTATAGCCAGGGGGTGAGAAATGATATTCCCGTTTTAAAGATGGTGAACTTTAGCTATTATTCATATTTAGCtatgcactcggtaaatatgattgatctttaATCCTATAGTAGACGGAGAATAAGAGTGTTTAAAAAACTAAAGCCAATTGTTTTGGGGAATAAATTGCACAGCAAGCTTTATACATGGTAGGGGTTTAGTGCTGTGCTCAATGAGAATCTGGCTGCCATCACAAATCCTCCTGCTCTAGTTGCAATTCAAAGACAACTTCTAAATGTATTTCCTCAAGTCTCAAGAAAATGATCCATCTTAAGCTTAGTCCAACTTCCACCTTCTCAAGGCTAAATCAGAGGGATAGTGATAAAAGATAACCGTTTGTGGAAAGAAATTCTGTAGGAACATTCTACATgataaaaaaaatacaatataatgattgtggtatttattaagcacttactatgttctaggcactgtgctaagcactgggggaggcggggggggggggaatacaagcacaTGGGATTAtatacggtccctttcccacagcaaggtcacagtcataatccccattttacagatgaggtgactgaggcacagagaagtgaagtgacttgcccaaggtcacaaagcagacaagttgcagagctgggattaataataataataataatgttggtatttgttaaacgcttactatgtgcaaggcactgttccaagcgctgggggagatacagggtaatcaggttctcccacgtgaggctcacagtcttcatccccattttacaggtgagggaactgaggcacagagaaggtaagtgacttgcccacagtcacacagcggacaagtggcagagctgggatagaacccatgacctgagtgTATGAAATTATACTCCCAGTAAAAGGAATAAGAAGAATAATCCAGTACAGCTGACCTTCCGAATTAATGAAGCTGCTCCTCTGGCTGAAAGATGATTCAAGTTATGACAAAAAGAAATGAATGTCACTGAAATATTCATTCAGAAataaaatagaaaaggaaaaggaggaacccAAAAGGCAGATATAGAAAACaaaggaagagaaccaagaaTATAATACAGGCAGCAGAGAAAGTCCATTTACTTTTCTCTCGAGGTTGCAAGAAATCCCAGCTCAGCAAATTCCCTGCAGAATTAGAGGTTCTCTGGAAGTTTACCATTTTGGCATTTTCAGATACCGTCTTTGCAGGGTCTTTTCCCCAGgagaggtatcaatcaatcagtgttatttattgagcacctaaggtccgcagagcactgtaccgagcacttgggagaacacacagAATCATTATGAGTCACCTGGGGCACTCAAATGCATATTTAATATTCaactaagcccgtcattgggcagggattgtctctatctgttgccgaattgtacattccaagcgcctagtacaatgctctgaacatagcgcttagtaaatactattgaaggaatgaatgaaccagacaTTTTCAAATCCGTTCAAGAGAACTCTAAACAGAAAACCACAAAGTTTTTTATTAACAGATAATCATGAAACCTGAAATGAACGAAGCATCTAGATTCTGGCCTTACTAAAGAAAAGCatccaatcagtcattcaatccttgGTttatattgagtgtctactgtgtaaagagctctgtcctgagtgcttgggagagtccagtacctggagttggtagacatgatctctggcctcaaggaatttacagtcttggaAATCACAGGGTCTGGTTATGTCTGTCCAAATTCTAAGTAACTTTGTTACCTCACTGAGGTCCTTCCTGGAGGAAAACTGTAAAACCAAGCAATTTTCTCTCATTTTGGTTTTAGTGATAGCTACGCAGAGTCGATTCTCTGCTATCTTGTGAGCATTAGGGAGAAGAATAGCTTCCATACTGTCTCTGAAGAAGAGAGAATGATAAACATTATTCAGCTTTAATTATTAAACACAATGTAAATATTTCAAGAGAGAATGCTGAGCTTTCAACTCATACTTTCTTCATATTTTGGGTTTTACATAAAAGGAAACAGTTGAAGAAAATAAATAACGTCTACCTTAGCCGGGCCGTAAAATCACAGCCTGGTGTGACAGCACCGAGGGTCTGGTTTCTAACTTCTTCAGCAAATTTGTAAGTAAATTCCCGCATTCCTGAAAAATAAATGGTTGATTTGAAAGGTCAGGTCTTGAAAACTGCCCGTCTGAGTTACGCATAATCATATATCATTTTGGTGGAATGCTTTCCACTTGAAAATTGAAAGAAAATCAAGGTTTTAATTTGTCCACAAATTAAAAGATAACCGGTGTCAGCTGCTCCTGGCTCAATTATTCATGCATAAATCATGAATTGGATTAATAACTCATTAATTTGTCCCAGCACTGGAAAGATTTGGTTGTGAATACATCATTTGGGAACTGATCTGATGGAAAATTATGCAAGAATAATTCTGCTAACTAGAAGAACTAAAAATCAATCCTACAGTTAATATATTTAGATgcccaaacaaacaaacaaacaaaaatcagaTGGCTAGTTTGCTAATTAGGGCCTCATGTGAAATGGTAAGGGAGCAGTAGCGTGACATTTAAATCTGAGACAAGAGAACGTTGCCCAATCGGTGTTCAGCTACATACACTATCCGGGTAGATTTAGGCAAATCATTCAACACATCTGTGGGTTAAGTAGGTGGTGAAAATAATTTTGTAGTGAAAAATACGAAATACAGAGTCGGCGAAAACCAATTACAAGCAGAAAAGGGCACAATTTTTTTTTGTCCCCACCAGTACTCAATTATGGGTGGCACTGCTTATGAAAGCACTTCTAAACCATATTAAACACCCAAATACAAGcattattaaaatacattttgaaaataATAGTCAATTACTTTGTTTCTCCATCTTTAAGTGTCAGAGGTGGTAACAGGCTTCCAGAAGACTGCATGTCAGTTCAGTACTCTGAACTCtgaacaatatcgccaagatccgccctttcctctccacccaaacggctaccttactattacgggctctcgttatatcccggctagactactgtgtcagccttctctctgacctcccttcctcctctctcgccccgctccggtctattcttcactccgctgcccggctcatcttcctgcagaaacgatctgggcatgtcactccccttcttaaacaactccagtggttgcctgtcgacctccgctccaaacaaaaacttctcactctaggcttcaaggctctccatcaccttgccccttcctacctctcctcccttctctctttctacctcccaccccgcacgctccgctcctctgccgcccacctcctcgccgtccctcggtctcgcctatcccgccgtcgacccctgggtcacgtcctcccgcggtcctgggacgccctccctcctcacctccgccaaaccgattctctttccctcttcaaaaccttacttaaaaatcacctcctccaagaggcgttcccagactgagctcctcttccccctctactccctctgccatcccccctttaactctccgcagctaaagcctcattttccccttttccctctgctcctccacctctcccttcccatccccacagcactgtactcgtccgctcaactgtatatattttcgttaccctatttattttgttaatgaattgtacattgcctcgattctatttagttgccattgtttttacgagatgttcttccccttgacgctgtttagtgccattgttcttgtctgtccgtctcccccgattagactgtaagcccgtcaaacggcagggactgtctctatctgttgccgacttgttcatcccaagcgcttagtacagtgctctgcacatagtaagcgctcaataaatactattgaatgaatgaatactctgtgcctcagttcccttgtctgaaaacagggattaaagaccgggagccccatgtgggacgaggaccgggtccaaccagatttgcttgtatcaccccggTGTGTAGTACACTCCCtggaacatagtgtttaacagataccacagttttcattaagtgcttagaaaagtgattggcatatagtaagtgcttaacaaatgccattattattattattatacaatcaatcaatcgtatttattgactgaatcCCAGAATTGGTTACAGTTTTGTAGTGAAAGATCTATAAATGTTTGACCTTAATATCTTGGTTCTCTCGTAACTTGGATAGGTatcatttttgaagcacttaggaGTTCCCCACTTTGATTTTTTAGGTTTTTTCCGAGTGCACAGGTCTGAGTTACTCCTATAGTAACTATGGGAACGTCGTTGCATGGAGTCGCTTCTGAGTGGCATCCATTCTTCAGCCAATGAATtcactatttattaagtacttactgtcctTCACAgatctgaactaagtgcttgggggaatgggATACaatagacgcgatccctgcccaccaagagcttacagcctaatagaGGAACGTGGCGCACTGGAtaggtcacaggcctgggagtcagaaggtcatgggttctaatcccggccccgccacttatctgccgtgtgactctgggcaagtgactttccttctctgtgcctcagttccctcatctgtcaaagggggattgagactgtgagccccgtgagagcCAGGGGCTTCATTCaaaccaatttacttgtatccacccaggtgcttagttcaaaggttggtacatagtatgtgctaaacaaatgccacagttgttattatttttattatatcccTTAATTACTGCCTAGAATCCAGTGCTTGACAATTTTGGTAATTTTGTATGACCAAATCACTTTAGCTGCTCCGACCTTCTGACTGCAGTTCcttccccatctacactgtaagctccttgtgggcagggaatgtatcaaccaactctattatactgtactctcccaagcgcttggtacagtgctctgaacccagtcagtgctcagtaaataccaccgatggatttaCAGAGAGAGATAAAAAATAAAGCGGACATAAAGGAGTCCTAAGGGGGAATGTAAatggttcataagtgctagagttggctcaAGGGATGATATGGGTCAGGGTGATGAGAAATTGATCTGAAAAGGATTGTTGGAGGGGTTTCTGTTCAACGTGGACATGTATGGGTAAACTATTGTGGGCTTTGAAGAACAGGGAGAATTTCCCTGAACAAATGTTTAGAAAATGGTCTGAGCATCGGAGTTAAGTACCGACTGGCTGGGGAAGagattgaaggcagggagaccagcaaggaaacCAAGGCTGTAGTTGAAGCA is a window from the Ornithorhynchus anatinus isolate Pmale09 chromosome 15, mOrnAna1.pri.v4, whole genome shotgun sequence genome containing:
- the PNPLA4 gene encoding LOW QUALITY PROTEIN: patatin-like phospholipase domain-containing protein 4 (The sequence of the model RefSeq protein was modified relative to this genomic sequence to represent the inferred CDS: substituted 2 bases at 2 genomic stop codons) encodes the protein MREFTYKFAEEVRNQTLGAVTPGCDFTARLRDSMEAILLPNAHKIAENRLCVAITKTKMRENCLVLQFSSRKDLSEVLLASSFVPVYAXLKAVECKGETAFLLSCTKDHFRSLHPHIKLWRLSVTNLVRLTQALFTCQKXMESLYRDQFSDAVKFFKKENW